Proteins from a genomic interval of Alosa alosa isolate M-15738 ecotype Scorff River chromosome 8, AALO_Geno_1.1, whole genome shotgun sequence:
- the chga gene encoding chromogranin-A: MITTGCLVLMALMNYVSPLPVSKGENEDIRLMKCIVEVIADALSLPHPLPVSQQCLDILRTDERLVSILRHQNFLKELQDIAVEGVNERAKLTESQAGVTGPVTKLPQDAPEELEAIPDRSMLLAGMRPGVKRGGEEEEEEEGEEESESAEREATESQESQEGNEIGGQERESSHQEQSPSNHISDSMNQEHKSGEEGGEVAGKEEEEEEEEEEEEKKQKKQTSLEEGEEEEEEEEEAMAQNGKVSGGPGETSEAKPSAEEEEEEEKKRTASDSAEVERKIKGAEGEASKEEEEEEEKRGVGDQRWSGLTHQPRGLQAQRRAPVEQEEALEEAEEQEEEGRRSSEYKQLQEVPHHSKEASTEEEAMPGSQRSPEERELRMMAKREPDDRRDEEGSATRKTEDPEIESLAAIESELENVAQKLHELRRG, from the exons ATGATTACGACGGGATGCCTTGTGTTGATGGCCCTGATGAATTACG TTTCTCCATTACCAGTGTCTAAAGGGGAGAATGAGGACATCAGG TTGATGAAGTGCATTGTGGAGGTAATCGCAGATGCTCTTTCCTTGCCACACCCCTTACCTGTCAGTCAACAGTGCCTGGATATACTAAGGACAG ATGAACGTTTGGTTTCCATCCTACGCCATCAAAACTTTCTGAAAGAGCTGCAGGATATAGCTGTGGAAG GAGTCAATGAGAGAGCCAAGCTGACTGAGAGCCAGGCAGGCGTGACAGGTCCGGTGACCAAACTGCCCCAGGATGCCCCAGAGGAGCTGGAGGCAATTCCAG ATCGATCCATGCTGTTGGCTGGCATGAGGCCTGGAGTGAAGCGCGGgggcgaggaagaggaggaggaggagggggaggaagagtcGGAGAGCGCCGAGAGGGAGGCCACCGAGTCCCAGGAGTCCCAGGAAGGGAACGAGATCGGAGgccaggagagggagagcagccaCCAGGAGCAGAGCCCCAGCAACCATATCTCCGACTCCATGAACCAGGAGCACAAGagcggagaggagggaggagaggtggcaggcaaagaggaggaggaggaggaggaggaggaggaggaggaaaagaaacagaagaaaCAGACTAGtttggaggagggggaggaggaggaagaagaggaggaagaggccaTGGCTCAGAATGGGAAAG TGAGCGGCGGCCCAGGAGAGACCTCCGAGGCAAAGCCATCcgccgaggaagaggaggaggaggagaagaagaggacagCCTCGGACAGCGCTGAGGTCGAGAGGAAGATCAAGGGCGCAGAGGGAGAGGCCagtaaggaggaggaggaggaggaggagaagagaggcgtCGGTGACCAGCGCTGGAGCGGGTTGACCCACCAGCCCCGCGGCCTGCAGGCCCAGAGGAGAGCTCCAGTAGAGCAGGAGGAGGCCCTGGAGGAGGccgaggagcaggaggaggaggggaggaggtccAGCGAGTACAAGCAGCTCCAGGAGGTGCCCCACCACTCAAAGGAGGCGTCCACAGAAGAGGAGGCCATGCCCGGGTCCCAGCGCAGCCCCGAGGAGAGGGAGCTCCGCATGATGGCCAAGAGAGAGCCGGACGACAGGAGAGACGAGGAGGGAAGCGCCACCAGGAAGACCGAG GACCCTGAGATCGAGAGTTTGGCTGCCATCGAGTCCGAGCTGGAGAACGTGGCTCAGAAGCTTCACGAGCTGCGGCGTGGCTGA
- the itpk1a gene encoding inositol-tetrakisphosphate 1-kinase isoform X1: MQTFLKGKRVGYWLSEKKIKKLNFQTFVEMCRKRGIEIIQLDLSRPLEEQGPLDMIIHKLTDHILEADQRDTQAQLLVQSVQDYIDAHPETVVLDPMPAIRTLLDRAKSYQLIHKIEDLMQDDRICSPPFLVVRNECGRETLGQLQQHGITFPFICKTQVAHGTNSHEMAIIFSEEDLKNIKPPCVIQSFINHNAVLYKVFVVGEAYSVVERPSLRNFPTGPTDRRAISFNSHNVSKPESSSDLTSRENLEGQSQVPSDDIIQMICRCLRQTLGISLFGIDIIIDNQTGQHAVIDINAFPGYEGVPEFFDDLLSLVTSALQAKASTGGVVPRAHARAGGVQGQGQGNPPAVETPACTKPRMVGCNADVSATFKKHCAPSSLATKASSQ; the protein is encoded by the exons ATGCAGACGTTTCTGAAGGGTAAACGCGTTGGCTACTGGCTCAGCGAGAAGAAGATCAAGAAGTTGAACTTCCAGACATTCGTGGAAATGTGCAG GAAAAGGGGCATTGAAATAATCCAG CTGGATCTGAGTCGACCTCTGGAGGAGCAGGGCCCGCTGGACATGATCATCCACAAGCTGACTGACCACATCCTGGAGGCAGaccagagagacacacaggccCAGCTACTGGTGCAGAGTGTTCAG GATTACATAGACGCCCACCCAGAGACTGTGGTCCTGGACCCGATGcctgctattcgtaccctgctGGACCGTGCCAAGTCCTATCAGCTGATCCACAAAATTGAGGACTTAATGCAAG ATGACCGGATCTGCTCCCCTCCGTTCCTGGTGGTGAGGAATGAGTGTGGCCGAGAAACGCTGGGTCAGCTTCAGCAGCATGGCATCACCTTCCCCTTCA TCTGTAAGACCCAGGTGGCACATGGCACCAACTCTCATGAG ATGGCCATCATCTTCAGCGAGGAGGACCTGAAGAACATCAAGCCTCCCTGCGTCATCCAGAGCTTCATCAACCACAACGCTGTGCTCTACAAGGTGTTTGTGGTCGGCGAGGCCTACAGCGTGGTCGAGAGGCCGTCACTCCGGAACTTTCCCACCGGCCCAACAG acagaaGAGCCATATCCTTCAACAGCCACAATGTCTCCAAGCCGGAGTCTTCGTCCGACCTGACCTCT AGGGAAAATCTGGAAGGGCAGTCCCAAGTGCCAAGTGACGACATCATTCAGATGATCTGCAGATGCCTGCGACAGACCCTGGGAATATCCCTGTTTGGGATTGACATCATCATCGACAACCAGACTGGCCAACATGCTGTCATCGACATCAATGCATTCCCAG GTTACGAGGGGGTTCCGGAGTTCTTCGACGACCTCCTGAGCCTCGTGACGAGCGCGCTGCAGGCCAAGGCCTCCACGGGCGGGGTCGTCCCGCGGGCGCATGCCCGGGCGGGAGGTGTCCAGGGACAAGGACAGGGCAACCCTCCCGCTGTGGAGACACCGGCCTGCACCAAGCCCCGCATGGTGGGATGCAACGCGGACGTGTCGGCGACGTTCAAGAAACACTGTGCGCCCTCATCTTTAGCAACAAAGGCCTCGTCCCAGTGA
- the itpk1a gene encoding inositol-tetrakisphosphate 1-kinase isoform X2, translating into MIIHKLTDHILEADQRDTQAQLLVQSVQDYIDAHPETVVLDPMPAIRTLLDRAKSYQLIHKIEDLMQDDRICSPPFLVVRNECGRETLGQLQQHGITFPFICKTQVAHGTNSHEMAIIFSEEDLKNIKPPCVIQSFINHNAVLYKVFVVGEAYSVVERPSLRNFPTGPTDRRAISFNSHNVSKPESSSDLTSRENLEGQSQVPSDDIIQMICRCLRQTLGISLFGIDIIIDNQTGQHAVIDINAFPGYEGVPEFFDDLLSLVTSALQAKASTGGVVPRAHARAGGVQGQGQGNPPAVETPACTKPRMVGCNADVSATFKKHCAPSSLATKASSQ; encoded by the exons ATGATCATCCACAAGCTGACTGACCACATCCTGGAGGCAGaccagagagacacacaggccCAGCTACTGGTGCAGAGTGTTCAG GATTACATAGACGCCCACCCAGAGACTGTGGTCCTGGACCCGATGcctgctattcgtaccctgctGGACCGTGCCAAGTCCTATCAGCTGATCCACAAAATTGAGGACTTAATGCAAG ATGACCGGATCTGCTCCCCTCCGTTCCTGGTGGTGAGGAATGAGTGTGGCCGAGAAACGCTGGGTCAGCTTCAGCAGCATGGCATCACCTTCCCCTTCA TCTGTAAGACCCAGGTGGCACATGGCACCAACTCTCATGAG ATGGCCATCATCTTCAGCGAGGAGGACCTGAAGAACATCAAGCCTCCCTGCGTCATCCAGAGCTTCATCAACCACAACGCTGTGCTCTACAAGGTGTTTGTGGTCGGCGAGGCCTACAGCGTGGTCGAGAGGCCGTCACTCCGGAACTTTCCCACCGGCCCAACAG acagaaGAGCCATATCCTTCAACAGCCACAATGTCTCCAAGCCGGAGTCTTCGTCCGACCTGACCTCT AGGGAAAATCTGGAAGGGCAGTCCCAAGTGCCAAGTGACGACATCATTCAGATGATCTGCAGATGCCTGCGACAGACCCTGGGAATATCCCTGTTTGGGATTGACATCATCATCGACAACCAGACTGGCCAACATGCTGTCATCGACATCAATGCATTCCCAG GTTACGAGGGGGTTCCGGAGTTCTTCGACGACCTCCTGAGCCTCGTGACGAGCGCGCTGCAGGCCAAGGCCTCCACGGGCGGGGTCGTCCCGCGGGCGCATGCCCGGGCGGGAGGTGTCCAGGGACAAGGACAGGGCAACCCTCCCGCTGTGGAGACACCGGCCTGCACCAAGCCCCGCATGGTGGGATGCAACGCGGACGTGTCGGCGACGTTCAAGAAACACTGTGCGCCCTCATCTTTAGCAACAAAGGCCTCGTCCCAGTGA
- the tmem251 gene encoding transmembrane protein 251 — protein sequence MMNFRQRMGWIGVGLYLLASVAAVYYVFEINQTYNHLTLALVEKAPVVQTPLPGDHAGVATPGSSSSSVPWLQSLKTRLLLLPFWVWAVLFLLPYIQVFLFLYSCTRADPKTVGYCILPICIAVLCNRHQTFTKASNQISRLQLIDT from the coding sequence ATGATGAATTTCCGTCAGCGGATGGGCTGGATCGGAGTGGGACTTTACCTGCTAGCCAGTGTGGCTGCTGTGTATTATGTGTTTGAGATCAACCAGACTTATAATCACCTCACACTGGCTCTTGTGGAGAAGGCACCAGTGGTTCAAACCCCTCTGCCAGGGGACCATGCGGGGGTGGCTACCCCAGGGTCCTCATCCTCCTCGGTCCCATGGCTCCAGAGTTTGAAGACCCGTCTGCTGCTCCTGCCGTTCTGGGTGTGGGCTGTCCTCTTCCTGCTCCCCTACATCCAGGTGTTCCTCTTCCTGTACTCTTGCACCCGCGCTGACCCCAAGACAGTGGGCTACTGCATTCTGCCCATATGCATTGCAGTGCTGTGCAATCGTCACCAAACTTTCACCAAGGCATCCAATCAGATCAGCAGACTGCAGCTGATTGACACCTAA